CCCTGCCCCCAAGGACCCACATGCACCTCACACAGGCATGCACTGGAGAAGGGGGTCACACCATCACTGCAGATACCTGAGGAGTGTTCTGGGCAGTGACGGGCGCTTTCTCAGACAGAGCCTCCTGCCCACCTGGTGCCCGTGAATGGGCAGGGTCTGAGTCCTCTCAAAGTGCACCTGCCTGCCGCAAAGGAGAGAGAGCTGAGGAAGGAGAGGGCCCAGAAGGGGGAGAGGGTCAGCAAGGGCCTTCTCCCCCCATCCTGAGGCCTCTGGGGGTCCTGGCTTTGTCCCCTCAGCCTTGCTCAAGGGCCAACTTGTCCCCTGGGCCCACTCTTGGGATTATGCATAAGGAATGCACGGGGAAGAGGCTGAACAGGGCAGCCCCATGGCCCCACAAAGAGTGGCAGGTCTCTGGCTGGCAGGAGGAGGACCATATTCTGACCTCTCCCACCCTACATTGCCAGAGAGGCAGGAAGGAAGCCTTGCCAAGCTTCCGAGGGGCCAGCTTCTTATAGGGGTTGCTCAAGAGAGCCCCTCTAGCTGCTGGGGGTGGGATGCCACATAACCCACTTGAGCCCAGGGATGCTGTCCTCCTCTATGGGTGCCACATCCTGTTTGCTATGCTTTCTAGAGACAGTAAGGCACTCTCTTCTGGAGGTAccaggtttttggggggggggggcaatggggCAGGAATGACAGTGTTCCCAATGGGGAAGACACTCTGGGGAGACAGTGGGAGGccggaaaggaaggaaggagagcatgGCAGCCATGCAAAGGCCCTGGGGCTCAAGCCTGGCTGTTTGTGCACATGTGTGAGGCAACATATCAGGCACAAAACTCCCTAAACAGCAGCAAGGTTTTCAAGGCCCTAAAAAGCCTCCATTGGACCCTGACTgcaaagcagtggttctcaagctttcTAATGTCACTACCCTTTAAGATAGTTCCtaatattgtggtgacccccccaatcataaaattaCAATGTTTCGTTTCCTAAGACCATTGAAAACGGTCTTAGGCAGCCCCTATGAAAGTGACATTCAATCCCCGAGGGGTCATGACCCATGGATTGAGAAATGGTGCTCCAAAGGCTGGCACAGATCCCAGataggcttgggggggggggtgcaaaccCACTATTGCCCATTGGGAGGGCCCAAAAAGAGGCTGGCAGCAGGACCCTCAGGCCATCCAAGGCCAGGGCCAGGAGACGGTTCTCTGCTGGTCATGCCCTCTTCCATGCTGCtctcccagccagccagccagccaggccaGAACCAGAGCTCACTGTCCTGGGCCAACCTCCCTAGGGCAGCGGTAGCCCCGGCCTTGTGACATGCCAGTTGTCCATGGGCTTCCACTGGGGCCAGTGAGCCAGACCCCACCCCTGAGGTCCATTACCCCTCCCCAGGCCCCCTGGCCGGCTCCTACCTCCGGATGGTCTGGGTGATGGAGGTCTGGCGCTGGAGCCCCAGCCGGCGGCCCTCGTGGTGGGGAGACGGGAGGCAGGTGTTCTCGGCAGGCATGCTGACGCTCCGGAGGAAGGCCTGGCGCCTGGGGGGCTGCCAGAGGAACCCCGAGGGCAGGTCGGACCCCTGCAGCCAAGTCAGAAGCGGGTCAGAGGACCTCCAACCCTTTGGGGCCCTTTGGGGCCCTGTGTCCCTTGCCCCTCTTGATCCTGCCTTCCCACTGAAAAGAGTGGCTCAAGGGAGCTGAGAAAGCGCAAGCGCAAAGGAGGCCCCGCTTGGGCTCCGGTACCTGTGCCAAGGCTGGCTCCTCGGCGGCCCCTCTGGCCCTCAGGGAGGTTGGCAGGGGGATGTCCAGCTTGAGACCCGGGGGCTTCTTCCGCTGGAGGCTGCTGGTGCTGTCCCTGCGGCCCCCTGACATGCTTCCGCTTCAGCTGCGGGCCCTGGAGAGAGGGAGGCCGGAGGGGTGAGGGGGGCCCCGGGAAGGCAGCCACAAAGCCCGGCCCAAGACCCCTTCTCCCCCCTCCGAGGGGGCTCTCCCTCCAGCCAAGGGAGGCTCCTGAGCATGCGCAGATGGCTGCCCCGGTGCCTCGCCTCGGCGCCCCGCTGTTCCCCAGAGAGCACTGGGGGGAAGCAGCTCCAGCTCCAGCCCCAGGGCCTGGGCCCCTTGCCCTCCTTTCCAGCGGAGGGCAACGGAGGGTCTGCCCGCCGAGGGAGCCTGCCTCCCCAGCCCTCCCTCGGCCTCCGGGGCTCAGACCTTCCCCGGGGCCCTCCGTCCTCCGCCCAGAGGCCCCGCTGCTGACCCGCATCGCCTCCGCCTCCCGACGGCCGGACCGCCAGCCCTTCCGGCCCCGGAGCGGAagtcgccgccgccgccatttccCTTGCCATTGGAGGCGCCCCCGGGCCGGAAGTGCCCCTCCCGAGGcaccctgggaaatgtagtctccGCTCCCCGGCAGAGAGAGAGCGGTCCCCGCCCCGCCGCCCCTCgcggactacaattcccagggcgCCTCGGGAGCGGGCCTGGAAGAGGTCCCTCGGGAGGGGATCCTAGGTCCGAAGGCGGCCCTGGAGTGCTTGCCCCAGCCGGGAGGAGGGCCGTGCTCACCGCCGGGCGCTGGGCCTCCGGGGCCTGGTCCGTGCCGCTGCTGCTGGCGTCGGTGGGGCCCGGCCTGGGCGCAGCTGCGGGGCCGGGAGCGGGAGGGCGGCCATGCAGCGAGGAGCAGGAGccgcggggagggagggagggaggcctccGGGAGCGGAGCGCCGGGCGGGGAAGGCCaggccggaggaggaggcgggccgTGAGTCAGGGCTCAGGAATGCGAGGCAGAGAGGGAGGCGCAGGGGaaggggctcctcctcctcctgctgctgaaGCGCAGCCGAGGCGGGGCAGGGACAGGGCCGGCAGGGGCCCGGGGCTGCCGTGGGGccttgccctttccctcccttgtcTCCATGAAGGTCCCTGAATGGCCCCTTTGtgcccaggaagggagaagaatggCCCCATTGAGTCCGCTCCctcggcggcggaggaggaggaggaaggaagggagcagccCCAGACccgcctctccctcctcctgcgGGGCCCCTTTGGCCATGGATCCCCTCTGAGCAGTCCCCTCTTCGGGCTCCCTGGGCCCAGCCCCCTGCCCTGGAAGGGCCTGTCCGCGGGGCCCTTGCCCACCCTCCGGCCCCCGCCGGCTTGCCTTTCCCGGGGGAGGCTCACCGGGCCAGGaggcatctccttccttccttccctgccagcCGCCCCCGAGacgccagccccaggaggaggaagaggaggaggcggcgcaGAGGGCGGCCGGGGCTTTCCAGGCCGGTTATATTTAGCCCGCCTTCGctgggcagcagctgcagcagcagcccttccctgcctccttcccttcgGGAGCCGCCGCCCTTGGCTTCCCTGCAACACGAGAGAAGCCGAAAGGCCTGGCTGGCCCTGGGGCTGATGGGGCTCGCTCAGGGCTGGCCATCATAGCCCTGGGAGGGTGACCCGCGAAGCGTAGGGCCTTGCCCACTGAAGCCCTCGAAACGGAGGCCGGGGTTCCGCCTGGCCTACCTGGCAGGGAGGGCCGTCCTCCTGGGCCAGATTTGAAGATCCCTTTCGGGCTAGCATTGCCCTGGCTGAGCTCAAGGCTTTGGATCAGGGATCCAGGTCGGTGTCTGAATATGCAATGGAGTTCAGGAGACTGGTGGCCCAAGTGTCGGACTGTACAGAGGGAATGAAGATTCAGTACTTTAAAGAGGGACTGCGTCCGGAGATTGTGAGATGGGCTCTCACTAGAGGCAACCCCCCCCACCGCGATGGAGTGGATCCGACTGGCTGGAGAGGCGGAGGCCATCCAGCAGGAGGTCAAGATGCtggctcagaggagagcaaaagaTTCCAAAGGAAAAGGGAACAGGGCCCCAACACCGAAAGGTAAAGGCCAAGGAAGCTCTGCGGAGAGCGAGTGGGAGAGAAGACGCAGGCTGGGCCTGTGTTTGAAGTGTGGCAATAAAGGCCACTTAATTGCAGCTTGCCCTGACAAAGGCCAGGAGAGGAAATCTAACCCCCCGCCGACCCCCCTTGGCAAAGCGGCgaaagggggaaaaggcaagTCAGAGAAAAGGGCCCCAGCCGATCGCACCCTGCAGGCAGCAGAGGAAGGGGAATCAGAAGTCTGGACGGATAGTGGAAGTTCGGAGCCTGAAGAGGGGCCTTTAAACTACCAGAGCCTGCCTTAGAAAGCGGCGAAAGGCGGGCTAATGGATCTGAGAGCCGCGTGCGAATGGTGAGTGGGGGTGTCCCCCTATTTTCATTGACTGTGACTTTAATGGTGGGGTCGAAGGAAAAGGCCATGCAACTAATTGCGGCCATTGACTGTGGGTGCACCAGATGCTTAATAAACCCTGCTGTGGTCAGCAGTTTGAACATTGCAACTCATCCCTTGCAGGAGCCCATACCCTTCACACAGATGGATGGGTCTTTGATGGGTGGGCAAGCAGCGGAGAAAAAAACCGCCCCTGTGTGGCTTGGGGTGGCAGACCATTGGGAGCAACTCCAGCTGGTGGTGGGGCCCACCTACAACTACCATTTGATGCTAGGTATCGACTGGTTGCATCACCACAGCCCCTCTTTAAGATGGAGGGACAGACAGTTGATTTTTGATGATCCAGTCTGCAGAGAACATTGCCTTGACCAGGCCGTggtgctccctcctctcctcccgccgGTGCCACGCCCGGGGTTGACTCCGAGGGAGGCGGCGGCCCATTTAGAGACTATGCAATGCCATGGGACATTAAACTGTGTTGGGGAGGGAGAGGTTTCCTTCCCTCACTGCTATCAAGATTTGCAGAGGGTTTTTGAAGCTAAGGAGTGTGATGTGTTGCCTCCGCATAGAGAGACGGACTGTGCCATTGAAATAGAGCCGGGGGCGCCACTGCCTAAGCCTAAGTTATACTCAATGACCCCAAGGGAACTTACCACCCTAAAAGAGTTTATCGAGAAAAACTTGGCCAGGGGATTTATTAGACCATCGACTTCGACTTTTGCTGCTCCTGTcttcttcagggaaaagaaggatggctcTTTGCGGTTGGTCACGGACTATCGCAatctgaatgggatttgtagtactaaTAAATACCCCCTGCCTTTAATGAAAGACATGTTGGGACGTTTGGTCACAGGCAAGATTTTTACCAAGTTGgacttgagggatgcttactACCGAGTTCGCATCAAGGAGGGGGACGAATACAAGACTGCATTTAACTGCCCCTTGGGGGCATTTGAATATCTAGTTCTTCCTTTTGGCCTGGCGGGGGCGCCAGGGATTTTCATGAGGCACGTGAACGAGGTACTACATGACCTATTATTTGAAGGGGTCCTGGTGTACCTGGATGATGTGCTCATTTACTCCAAAGACTTGGATAGCCACATTAAGTTGGTCCGAGAGGTACTCAAGAGACTGCTGGATAATCAGTTGTATGTAAAACTGTCTAAATGCCATTTCCACACAGAAAGATTGGACTTTTTGGGGTATAGAGTTTCCAACCAGGGCATAGAAATGGATCCTGCTAAGGTGCAAACTGTACTGGACTGGGCGCCCCCTAGGAACCGCAAGGATGTTCAGAGGTTCTTGGGCTTTGCCAACTTTTATAGACAATTCATTCCTGATTTTGCCAGAATTGCTTTGCCTATAACTGATCTGCTTAAAACCAAACCAGTGCAGatgaagaaaggggggggaggcACCAAAGGGGAGCAAGGGACCCAAGCCTTCTACTCCAATTCGGTGGTCAGAGGAGTGCCAACGGGCTTTTGACCAATTGAAGTTGCTGTTCAGTAATGAACCCATTTTGCTTCACCCTGACCCAGATAGGCCCTTTGTTGTACAAGTGGATGCAAGTGACTTTGCTATGGGCGCGGTATTGTTGCAAAGGGACTCAGATGATAAACTTAGGCCATGTGCTTACctgtctagaaggttccaaaaggCTGAGCTACTTTGGCCTTGCTGGGAAAAAGAGGCCTATGCCATAAAACATGCCTTGGAAAGTTGGCGGCAATTCTTAGAGGGGGCTCCACAACCTTTTGAGGTGTGGACGGACCACAGGAACTTGGAGGCATTGCAAACTCCTCGCAAACTGACCCCCAAACAGAGGAGGTGGGCCAAGGTGTGCGCGCGGATGTGGATGCTTTTGTAAAGAGTTGCCCTGTTTGTGCTAGGGCCAAGCCTGTAGTGGGAAAGCCCAGAGGTTTACTGCACCCTTTGCCCACGCCAGACTCACCCTGGAAACACATTGCCATGGACTTTATAACTGATTTGCCACCAAGTAAAGGcagagacaccatttgggtggtaGTGGActtgttttcaaaacaaacacaTTATGTTGCTTGCAAAGGGATGCCTTCAGCTTCAAAGTTAGCTGACCTTTTCATTgcccatatatataaatatcacgGACTGCCAGATAGAATAATTTCGGATAGAGGTAGTACCTTCACCTCTAAGTTTTGGAGGGTACTGCAGAAAAAATTGGGGGTTCAGTTGGCCCTCAGCACAGCCTATCATCCTGAGACTGATGGACAATGTGAAAAAACGAACATGGCCCTTGAGAGATACCTTCGGTCCTACACTAATTATTTGCAGGATGATTGGTACGACTTACTCCCTCATGCAGAGGTAGCTTTCAATAGTGCGGTCCATAGGAGCACTGGGCAATCTCCTTTTTTAATTAACTATGGATTTGAACCTAAGTTGCTGCCTGCATTGCCTGCTGAGAAATCTGACCCTGTTGCTGTGACTCAATGGTCTGAGAGAGTCAAGGGGGCCTGGCCCATGATTACTAAGGCATTGCAGGACGCCAAGCGTCAGTACAAAAAGTATGCCGACAGAAAACGGTCAGATGGTTGGAACATTAAGCCTGGTGACATGGTCTACCTGTCCACGAAAAATTTAAAGTCCAGGTTTCCTTCAAAGAAGTTGGGTCCTAAGTTCATTGGCCCTTTCCCTGTTAAAAGGCTGGTGAATGATGTCACTGCTGAACTCATTCTTCCCAAGTCCTATCGTCATCTTCACCCCgtttttcatttcaggttgtTGAAACCAGATCGGAGCACGGATCGCTGGAAGACTACTGACTCTCagcctctgcccatgatgattgatGGGCAACAACACTTTGAAGTTGCTAAAATTCTGGACTCTAGGCTACATAAGGGCAAACTTCAGTATCTCATTCGCTGGAAGCATTTTCCTGTTGATCATGATGAGTGGGTTTCTGTTGCTCATGTTAATGCGCCTGATCTGGTGGCTCGTTTTCATGCACAGTACCCTGACaagccttctctttctgctgtcacTTGATTTTACTTTCAGCTATCtgttgggggagggggtttcCTTTTTCGGGGGGctgactgttagaatcctgttagtattctaccagatagtgtttgtagtgtagtatagtagttggggatgatggggctttggCTGCAGTAGAAGTgtagatagtgatagtagtgcatagcagggccaggtgtcttatctagtggccttgaaggcctggctctccgagcgctcagagcttgggaatgtgctttcacttctgtgggaatcaggaggggcttcgcttggcgggtttctgcttgggaggggttttggcttttgggaattctgttactttgtcttggggagggtgtggttagtctcagctaagaagctgagtaaggcacatgtctgattctggatctatcaataaagtgctgttgattatatcaatcaagctgactggttgattgtctgggattctgggtgctaactctgacacaGGCCCCGCCCACTCCCTCCATTCCTGGGCGCCGGCGGCCATGCTGCTCCGTCGGAAGCGGCCCTCTCCTTCCGgagaggcggcggcggcgagggAGGTCTCCGAGGGGGCGGCCTGGCCCTCTCCTGCCCCGGGGCCCCGCCTGGGGTCGGCCTTCTTCGGCCAGCCCTGCATCTGCCTGGCCCAGGCCCTGCTGGGGAAGGTGAGCCGGGAGGAAGGGGCTGGGTGGGCAGCAGCGCAGCATCTGAACCCAGGGCCTCCCCCTCAGCCTTCCTCTGCCGCCCCCAGGTCCTGGTCCGGAGGCTCCCCGGGGGGCAGGAGCTCCGGGGGCGGATCGTGGAGACCGAGGCCTACCTGGGCGGCCAGGACAGCGCTTCCCACTCGAGCGGAGGCCGACGGACCCCCAGGAACGCCGCCATGTTCATGGCGCCTGGCACGCTCTACGTCTACCAGGTCTACGGCCTCTACTTCTGCCTGAACGTCTCCAGCCAAGGTAGGCCAGGCAGGCAGGAGGAGCCCGCCTCCCCCGCCTGCTGCTCTTGAACTCAGGCCCGCAGAGCCTCCCTTCTGCCCCAGGGCGCCCTCCAGCGGAAGGCAGGGAGCGGTGCAGGGAGGCCCACAGACCACTCTCAGACCCCCGGGGCAGGGGCTGTGGGGCTGCCCCTGACGGACCTCTGCCTCTGCTTTGCAGGGGAGGGGGCGGCGGTCCTGCTCCGCTCCCTGGAGCCCCTTCAGGGCCTGGAGGCCATGCGGCAGCAGAGGCACCTCCTTGGCCGGAGGAAGGGTCCGGCCGCCCCCCTCAAGGACTGGCAGCTGTGCAACGGGCCGTCCAAGCTGTGCCAGGCGTTGGCCATAGACAAGAGCCTGGACCAGGAGGACCTGGCCTGCCACCCGGCCGTCTGGCTGGAGCCTGGCCCCGGAGCGCCCGGCCAGGAGCCCATGGTCTGCACCAGCCGAATCGGCATCAGCGGCGACTGGGCCCAGAAGCCCTTGCGCTTCTACCTCCGGGGGAACAGGTGCGTGAGCGTGGCTGACAGGAGAGCAGAGGAGGCCGCTGACCACCAGACCCCAGGCTGAAACCAGGCACCGGGAGGCACAACACGAAAGGACAGTTGCTGCCAGGGATCAAGTTCTGGGGCCTGAGGCCTGCCGGGTTTTTTTAAAGGGCTTCCCCATTTATGTgaataaataaagctgtttcctTTTGCATGAAATGGGCTTGCCCTGTCTGTATTCAGCCCAGGGGGGCACATCTCCAGACCTGGACAGAAGTCTCACAGTGCTTGGCATTCCTGGCACTGACCTCTACTGTGGCCAGGGACATAACTATGGCAGGGGCAAGGGGTTGGTTAATGGGGGTGACAGGGGTACAGCCCAATACCAGCCCCCAGACCAGGCCAGCGGAAGAGGCAGGGAGTCTCCCTACAAGCGCTCTCCCTGCGCAGCATCCCACACAAGGCACCAAACTTGCTAATTAGAAAAGGCTGCAGGCGAGCTATAGCCATGCTGCGGTCTCCCCCACTCCGGTGCGCACCTTCCCCTGACATGGGAAGAAGGGGCTATCATACCACTGTTTGTCATGCAACTGGTGGGTTCCCAACACAGAGACGCACACAGTGGAGGAAGCATTCAGGGTGTATTTTCACAGCAGGGCTTAAAGACATTTCCCATTCCCCACCAACAGTGAATTAATGGCTTTTGCCCCTAAGCAGGCACATTGGTAACAACTAGCTCCTGCTGCCTCACAGACACAGGCAGCACTGCAGGGCTGGCGTTGCCCATGACCCTGGTGCAAACAGGAGAGCCAGAAGAAATTCCTGGCACAAGTGGGCATAGTTGCTGGCATCTCAAGAGCCGGGGCTAGCCTTCTCTCCCACCATCACCCCCGCCCTCTGGTGCCCCAAGTCCTTCATCTTGAAGAGGGAGGAAGTCCATCCACACTGGCCCCCGGCCCCCATAGTCAGAGTGAGGgtctctgcctccttctcactTGTGGAAGGACTGGAAGACGGAGATGATGGGGTCCTCATGGTTGGTCACGACCAGGACGCTGCGAAACTTGTCGAAGAGCATCAGCAGGTGGGAGCGGCGCATGTTTTCGTTGTACATTATCTCTTCCAGGTGATGCCGCCCACGGAAGTAGTGCAGCAGCCTGTCAGTGGGGAGGAATGGGGATGCTCAGCCTTTGGGCCCAGCGGAAACGGCAATGACCATCTTGGTTCCCCAACAGGGAAAacgcagaagaggaggaggtgctCTGGCCAGCAACCCCTCAGCTTCAGGAAGAGGCTAGAGTAGCCCCCTCTTCCACTTGCACTTCCCtccaaaagagaaggagaagacccCTCTCTCCACAGTAGGGCACTGTGGCACACTCCATCCATCGTGTGGGCTTTACAGGGAGCCCTGCATGGGGAACCCAGCAGAAGGTGACAGACTGCAATGCCCATCCTCCTTGCTAGCATGGGCCTGGGGAAAAGAGATGTTTGCAGGACCCCATTCTCCTCCTCTTACTCTGAACCAGACCAtttcagcggggggggggggggatgtccagGCCAATCTCTGGCAGGCTGCCCCTCAGTGTCCTGCCAGCCTCCCTCACTACCTGGCAAACATGCGCAGATCCTCAGGGTTGTGGGAAGCCGGGACACTGAGAATGGCTTCCCGCTCATGCTCCGAGAGGCTGGTCAGCAGGTTCTCCGTCATGCGCTTGTTCACAGGGGAGTCTCCACCAGGCAGCAGCTCAGCGCTGGAGTTGTCCATGCTGGGGCTGGTGAGAGTCATGTCATCGCTGCTGGCTGCAGAGGAGAACAAAGCCAGCATGGAGCCTGATGGCGGCATGTATGGCAAACCCACAGGGGCTCCCCTGGGGGAAAGGAGCAGGGCCTCCAGCATTTCAGCTCTTCTctcctgggagaggcaggaggggAGCCTGCGTGCTGAGAGAGGTTTGCAAATTGAGTGCAACtggcagagaagggcaatgaggagGTGCAGGTGGGCCTAGCAGTGGAAGCAGGGAACCCTTCTGCACTCTGCATGGCAGGACTGCCCTCCAGACGGCTTACAAAGGGAGGGTCCCACCTGGTGGGTCCCACTTTGTCTGGGAGAGAGAAGTGGAGGGAAGCCCTGGAGGTGGGAGTAAACACGTAGGACGTTTCACAGTGAAACTTGGCTGGCTCTGTGCTCCCCTCCTCTCTCATGCAGAATTGGTTACACAGAAGAGGTAGGGAGGCTCCAGTGGGCCCCACAAAACCAGTGGGGAAGACTTGGAGAGGCTCTCCCCTGCAGGCTGCAGCCACTGCCCAAATCCCTTGGGTCAGAAGCCCTGGGCAGACCAGTTGCTCCCCAAGAATAGCTGGCCGGATCCCGTACTTGGAGAGCCAAAG
This genomic stretch from Sceloporus undulatus isolate JIND9_A2432 ecotype Alabama chromosome 8, SceUnd_v1.1, whole genome shotgun sequence harbors:
- the LOC121914475 gene encoding splicing factor, proline- and glutamine-rich-like — protein: MPPGPVSLPRERQGGWAQGARRGDCSEGIHGQRGPAGGGRGGSGAAPFLPPPPPPPRERTQWGHSSPFLGTKGPFRDLHGDKGGKGQGPTAAPGPCRPCPCPASAALQQQEEEEPLPLRLPLCLAFLSPDSRPASSSGLAFPARRSAPGGLPPSLPAAPAPRCMAALPLPAPQLRPGRAPPTPAAAARTRPRRPSARR
- the MPG gene encoding DNA-3-methyladenine glycosylase, which codes for MLLRRKRPSPSGEAAAAREVSEGAAWPSPAPGPRLGSAFFGQPCICLAQALLGKVLVRRLPGGQELRGRIVETEAYLGGQDSASHSSGGRRTPRNAAMFMAPGTLYVYQVYGLYFCLNVSSQGEGAAVLLRSLEPLQGLEAMRQQRHLLGRRKGPAAPLKDWQLCNGPSKLCQALAIDKSLDQEDLACHPAVWLEPGPGAPGQEPMVCTSRIGISGDWAQKPLRFYLRGNRCVSVADRRAEEAADHQTPG